The Bubalus kerabau isolate K-KA32 ecotype Philippines breed swamp buffalo chromosome X, PCC_UOA_SB_1v2, whole genome shotgun sequence genome has a segment encoding these proteins:
- the LOC129640046 gene encoding histone H2B type F-M-like, whose protein sequence is MAKAETSKPEPYDAEPKQAKQKTANGRRRRRRHCRKDNFSSFATYFPRVLRQMHKGLSLSHDSVNILDSFVKVMFERIAEEAGRLARYNKRRTITHEDIEAAVRLLLPVELRKRWCSV, encoded by the exons ATGGCGAAAGCAGAGACCTCCAAACCAGAGCCGTATGATGCAGAACCAAAACAGGCAAAGCAGAAGACAGCTAATGGCCGCCGTCGCCGTCGCCGGCACTGCCGTAAGGACAATTTCTCAAGTTTTGCTACCTATTTCCCTAGGGTGCTGAGGCAAATGCATAAAGGCCTGAGTCTTTCCCACGACTCCGTGAACATCCTGGATTCGTTTGTGAAAGTTATGTTTGAGCGGATTGCCGAAGAGGCTGGGCGCCTGGCCCGCTACAACAAGCGCCGCACCATCACGCACGAAGACATCGAGGCAGCTGTGCGTCTTCTGTTGCCTGTGGAGCTCCGCAA GAGGTGGTGCTCTGTCTGA
- the LOC129639686 gene encoding late histone H2B.L4-like has protein sequence MMQNQNRQSRRQLIAAIAVAGTAVRTISQVLLPISPGCLRQIHKGLSLSHDSVNILDSFVKDMFERIAEEAGCLARYNKRRTISHQDIETAVRLLLPGELRKHAITEATKSLIRYHTCR, from the coding sequence ATGATGCAGAACCAAAACAGGCAAAGCAGAAGACAGCTAATAGCCGCCATCGCCGTAGCCGGCACTGCCGTAAGGACAATTTCTCAAGTTTTGCTACCTATTTCCCCGGGGTGCCTGAGGCAAATACATAAAGGCCTGAGTCTTTCCCACGACTCCGTGAACATCCTGGATTCGTTTGTGAAAGATATGTTTGAGCGGATTGCCGAAGAGGCTGGGTGCCTGGCCCGCTACAATAAGCGCCGCACCATCTCGCACCAAGACATCGAGACAGCTGTGCGTCTTCTGTTGCCTGGGGAGCTCCGCAAGCATGCCATAACAGAGGCCACCAAGTCGCTCATCAGATACCACACCTGCAGATGA